The Syngnathoides biaculeatus isolate LvHL_M chromosome 6, ASM1980259v1, whole genome shotgun sequence genome has a window encoding:
- the usp3 gene encoding ubiquitin carboxyl-terminal hydrolase 3 isoform X1, producing the protein MECSHLSSNVSFAGDSSKLPNGAPSSWCCSVCRSNKSPWLCLTCLVVHCGRYVNGHAKKHFEDNQVCITSQRKGDKPEKEKSQHSVCMDSGNYSVFCYRCDEFVVNDTKVGHVQKVREHLQSLENSALIGDRQRKRKLQDSQAPDKKTLKENDSAALGATGLRNLGNTCFMNAILQSLSNIEQFSCYFKGLPAVALRSGKTAGRRMYHTRSQGDTSVSLVEELRKTFCSLWQGSQTAFSPDSLFYSVWKIMPSFRGYQQQDAHEFMRYLLDHLHRELQHSQNGAAEPSSPQDRLRLCSMDGKSCLNGAPSVVTSIFGGILQNEVNCLICGTESRKFDPFLDLSLDIPSRFRQKRSKDQEPSPTCTLRECLRSFTDLEELDETELYYCHKCKKRQKSTKKFWIQKLPKVLCLHLKRFHWTAFLRNKVDTYVEFPLKDLDMKGYLLEPESLLAESCLYDLAAIVVHHGSGAGSGHYTAYGSHEGRWYHFNDSTVTLATEEMLRKAKAYILFYTERAERTAAALDTCSGEAAVPGMVENHSARDSSPLQNTDAAALEESNAERTRSDEASVLEDDVQTATA; encoded by the exons ATGGAGTGTTCTCATTTGAGCTCCAACGTGAGCTTCGCTGGCGACTCCTCCAAGCTGCCTAACGGTGCTCCTTCCTCCTGGTGCTGCAGCG TTTGCAGATCGAATAAAAGCCCATGGCTTTGCCTCACTTGCCTGGTGGTCCACTGTGGACG ttatgTGAATGGCCACGCAAAAAAGCACTTTGAAGATAATCAAGTGTGCATCACCAGCCAACGGAAAGGTGACAAACCGGAGAAGGAGAAAAGTCAACATTCGGTTTGCATGGATTCTGGCAACTACAGTGTGTTTTG TTACAGATGTGATGAATTTGTTGTCAATGATACCAAAGTTGGACATGTGCAAAAAGTGCGGGAGCACCTCCAGAGTTTAGAAAA CTCAGCCCTAATTGGGGACAGacagaggaaaagaaaactccaaGACAGTCAAGCCCCAGACAAGAAAACACTTAAAGAGAAC GATAGCGCGGCTTTGGGTGCTACTGGGCTGCGTAACCTGGGAAACACGTGTTTTATGAACGCCATCCTGCAGTCACTCAG TAACATCGAGCAGTTCAGCTGTTACTTCAAGGGCTTGCCTGCAGTAGCGCTACGCAGCGGTAAGACGGCCGGGAGGAGGATGTACCACACTCGCAGCCAAGGGGACACCAGTGT GTCACTGGTGGAGGAGTTAAGAAAGACCTTTTGTTCCCTCTGGCAAGGGAGCCAGACTGCCTTTAGTCCGGACTCCTTATTTTATTCAGTGTGGAAAATCATGCCGAGTTTCAG AGGCTATCAGCAGCAGGATGCCCACGAGTTCATGCGCTATTTGTTGGACCACTTGCATAGGGAGCTCCAACACAGCCAGAACGGGGCAGCAGAGCCGAGCTCGCCTCAGGACAGGCTCCGACTCTGCAGCATGGATGGCAAAAGCTGCTT AAACGGCGCTCCCAGTGTCGTCACATCTATCTTCGGTGGGATCCTCCAGAATGAAGTCAACTGTTTGATATGTGGGACCGAATCTCGGAAGTTTGACCCATTTCTTG ATTTGTCTCTGGACATTCCCAGTCGGTTTCGACAAAAGAGGAGTAAGGATCAAGAGCCAAGTCCGACATGCACCTTGCGTG AGTGCTTACGAAGCTTCACtgacctggaagagctggatgaaactGAGCTGTACTATTGTCACAAGTGCAAAAAGAGGCAGAAATCCACTAAGAAGTTCTGGATCCAGAAGCTTCCAAAG GTTTTGTGCCTGCACTTAAAAAGGTTCCACTGGACTGCCTTTTTGAGGAACAAAGTGGACACTTATGTGGAATTTCCACTAAAAGACTTGGACATGAAAGGCTATTTACTTGAG CCAGAAAGTTTGTTAGCAGAGAGCTGTCTGTACGATCTGGCAGCCATTGTAGTACATCACGGTTCTGG GGCGGGGTCGGGACACTACACAGCGTACGGCAGCCACGAGGGGCGTTGGTACCACTTCAACGACAGCACGGTGACACTCGCCACCGAGGAAATGCTGAGGAAGGCCAAAGCGTACATCCTTTTCTACACGGAGAGGGCCGAGCGGACGGCTGCAGCGTTGGACACGTGTTCCGGAGAGGCGGCTGTACCCGGGATGGTCGAAAACCACTCGGCACGGGATAGCTCGCCATTACAAAATACAGACGCAGCCGCACTAGAGGAATCAAATGCGGAGAGAACGCGATCTGATGAGGCCTCTGTGCTTGAAGATGACGTTCAAACGGCGACAGCGTGA
- the usp3 gene encoding ubiquitin carboxyl-terminal hydrolase 3 isoform X2, with the protein MGFCRVLLFAPTSQKHGCYVNGHAKKHFEDNQVCITSQRKGDKPEKEKSQHSVCMDSGNYSVFCYRCDEFVVNDTKVGHVQKVREHLQSLENSALIGDRQRKRKLQDSQAPDKKTLKENDSAALGATGLRNLGNTCFMNAILQSLSNIEQFSCYFKGLPAVALRSGKTAGRRMYHTRSQGDTSVSLVEELRKTFCSLWQGSQTAFSPDSLFYSVWKIMPSFRGYQQQDAHEFMRYLLDHLHRELQHSQNGAAEPSSPQDRLRLCSMDGKSCLNGAPSVVTSIFGGILQNEVNCLICGTESRKFDPFLDLSLDIPSRFRQKRSKDQEPSPTCTLRECLRSFTDLEELDETELYYCHKCKKRQKSTKKFWIQKLPKVLCLHLKRFHWTAFLRNKVDTYVEFPLKDLDMKGYLLEPESLLAESCLYDLAAIVVHHGSGAGSGHYTAYGSHEGRWYHFNDSTVTLATEEMLRKAKAYILFYTERAERTAAALDTCSGEAAVPGMVENHSARDSSPLQNTDAAALEESNAERTRSDEASVLEDDVQTATA; encoded by the exons atgggtttttgccGGGTACTCttgtttgctcccacatcccaaaaacatggatg ttatgTGAATGGCCACGCAAAAAAGCACTTTGAAGATAATCAAGTGTGCATCACCAGCCAACGGAAAGGTGACAAACCGGAGAAGGAGAAAAGTCAACATTCGGTTTGCATGGATTCTGGCAACTACAGTGTGTTTTG TTACAGATGTGATGAATTTGTTGTCAATGATACCAAAGTTGGACATGTGCAAAAAGTGCGGGAGCACCTCCAGAGTTTAGAAAA CTCAGCCCTAATTGGGGACAGacagaggaaaagaaaactccaaGACAGTCAAGCCCCAGACAAGAAAACACTTAAAGAGAAC GATAGCGCGGCTTTGGGTGCTACTGGGCTGCGTAACCTGGGAAACACGTGTTTTATGAACGCCATCCTGCAGTCACTCAG TAACATCGAGCAGTTCAGCTGTTACTTCAAGGGCTTGCCTGCAGTAGCGCTACGCAGCGGTAAGACGGCCGGGAGGAGGATGTACCACACTCGCAGCCAAGGGGACACCAGTGT GTCACTGGTGGAGGAGTTAAGAAAGACCTTTTGTTCCCTCTGGCAAGGGAGCCAGACTGCCTTTAGTCCGGACTCCTTATTTTATTCAGTGTGGAAAATCATGCCGAGTTTCAG AGGCTATCAGCAGCAGGATGCCCACGAGTTCATGCGCTATTTGTTGGACCACTTGCATAGGGAGCTCCAACACAGCCAGAACGGGGCAGCAGAGCCGAGCTCGCCTCAGGACAGGCTCCGACTCTGCAGCATGGATGGCAAAAGCTGCTT AAACGGCGCTCCCAGTGTCGTCACATCTATCTTCGGTGGGATCCTCCAGAATGAAGTCAACTGTTTGATATGTGGGACCGAATCTCGGAAGTTTGACCCATTTCTTG ATTTGTCTCTGGACATTCCCAGTCGGTTTCGACAAAAGAGGAGTAAGGATCAAGAGCCAAGTCCGACATGCACCTTGCGTG AGTGCTTACGAAGCTTCACtgacctggaagagctggatgaaactGAGCTGTACTATTGTCACAAGTGCAAAAAGAGGCAGAAATCCACTAAGAAGTTCTGGATCCAGAAGCTTCCAAAG GTTTTGTGCCTGCACTTAAAAAGGTTCCACTGGACTGCCTTTTTGAGGAACAAAGTGGACACTTATGTGGAATTTCCACTAAAAGACTTGGACATGAAAGGCTATTTACTTGAG CCAGAAAGTTTGTTAGCAGAGAGCTGTCTGTACGATCTGGCAGCCATTGTAGTACATCACGGTTCTGG GGCGGGGTCGGGACACTACACAGCGTACGGCAGCCACGAGGGGCGTTGGTACCACTTCAACGACAGCACGGTGACACTCGCCACCGAGGAAATGCTGAGGAAGGCCAAAGCGTACATCCTTTTCTACACGGAGAGGGCCGAGCGGACGGCTGCAGCGTTGGACACGTGTTCCGGAGAGGCGGCTGTACCCGGGATGGTCGAAAACCACTCGGCACGGGATAGCTCGCCATTACAAAATACAGACGCAGCCGCACTAGAGGAATCAAATGCGGAGAGAACGCGATCTGATGAGGCCTCTGTGCTTGAAGATGACGTTCAAACGGCGACAGCGTGA
- the si:dkeyp-73b11.8 gene encoding BPTI/Kunitz domain-containing protein: MKHLLVFASVFAVFHLSNCDTPDFCHLAEDEGVGKSFIVLLYYDANNDQCNPFIYKGQGGNSNRFLNERDCMRNCSAKIDQIYPTDATGMCHLTKLSGGCNGRFLRYYYDSVHGKCKKFLWTGCHGNGNRFFDHDSCNATCAGIYDNREEEEEDEPDTPIAIICGVLLAVIIATIIITIIVLTVQSKKSQKAPAKRKDEEPDAPLREQSLEMA, translated from the exons ATGAAGCACTTACTAGTTTTTGCCAGTGTCTTTGCTGTATTTCACCTCAGCAATTGTGATACCCCAG ACTTTTGCCACCTTGCTGAAGATGAAGGCGTTGGAAAAAGCTTCATCGTTTTATTGTACTACGACGCCAACAATGACCAGTGCAACCCGTTCATATACAAAGGCCAGGGAGGCAACAGCAATCGCTTCCTAAATGAACGGGACTGCATGAGGAACTGCTCTGCCAAGATAGACCAGATCTACCCCACGGATG CAACGGGAATGTGCCACTTGACGAAGCTCAGTGGTGGATGTAACGGCAGGTTTCTGAGATATTACTACGATTCTGTCCATGGAAAGTGCAAAAAATTCCTTTGGACAGGCTGCCACGGAAATGGAAACCGATTTTTTGACCATGACAGCTGCAATGCTACTTGTGCCGGTATCTATG ACAAccgagaggaagaagaggaagatgagccAGACACACCAATTg CAATCATCTGTGGAGTTCTGCTCGCGGTTATTATCGCAACCATCATCATAACCATCATTGTCTTGACAGTTCAGTCCAA AAAAAGTCAGAAAGCACCGGCAAAAAGGAAAGATGAAGAGCCTGACGCTCCTCTCAGGGAGCAGAGTCTTGAAATGGCATGA
- the ca12 gene encoding carbonic anhydrase 12 isoform X1, translating into MPPLSHTLVATLLQVVVAYGAKWGYTSSNGESQWVQNYPYCAGPMQSPVDFKTGRLIFDASLRPIVLENYDLTGQGTLKMKNNGHSVLIVLPSKMSITGLAKRYTATQLHIHWGSKTNPLGSEHTVDGKQYAAELHIVHYNSEKYPNVSMAFDKSDGLAVMGVFIEIGAANPGYENVLSHLSQIKTKSNTKTIPAFDISSLMPKRLDEYFRYDGSLTTPPCYQSVMWTVFKNPVTISQAQYDTLTATLLASPANHVAAVPLVNTFRNPRPIENRVVSTSFKQGVTTYMSAACIPQRKAVIRKLLVGDMDEVIESRLVPRSSVKFLYQGYAKAELKKHTGFPSSVNSAYNRLAKLQEIARPTLAFGSLLRQKSLEIKQSTTSTTTKSLPVALAEAVLPKLNLKGFLACKADLAPATVKFLLSGPPLVGGDGDLFLLDPYLDSYTMHPWLVQREWED; encoded by the exons ATGCCGCCTTTGAGCCACACACTCGTCGCGACATTACTGCAAGTGGTTGTGGCGTACG GAGCCAAATGGGGCTACACCA GCTCAAACGGAGAAAGCCAGTGGGTTCAGAACTACCCGTACTGTGCCGGACCTATGCAGTCTCCAGTCGACTTCAAGACAGGGAGGCTTATCTTCGACGCGTCTTTACGCCCAATTGTGCTCGAGAATTATGATCTGACGGGCCAAGGCACTCTTAAGATGAAAAATAATGGACACTCAG TCCTCATCGTTCTTCCCTCAAAGATGTCCATCACCGGCCTCGCCAAACGTTACACTGCAACCCAACTCCACATCCACTGGGGCTCCAAAACCAATCCTCTGGGTTCCGAGCACACGGTCGACGGTAAACAGTACGCTGCGGAG CTGCACATTGTTCACTACAACTCAGAAAAGTACCCCAATGTATCCATGGCTTTTGACAAATCTGACGGTCTGGCTGTAATGGGAGTTTTTATTGAG ATCGGAGCCGCCAATCCAGGCTATGAAAACGTTTTATCACATCTCAGTCAAATCAAAACCAAAT ctaacACCAAAACAATTCCCGCTTTCGACATCAGCTCTCTGATGCCGAAGCGTCTGGACGAGTATTTCCGCTATGACGGCTCTCTGACAACACCGCCTTGCTATCAAAGCGTAATGTGGACAGTTTTCAAAAACCCTGTCACCATCTCTCAGGCTCAG TATGACACCTTGACAGCAACCCTCCTCGCCTCCCCGGCCAATCACGTCGCCGCCGTCCCTCTCGTTAACACCTTCAGGAATCCACGGCCCATCGAGAACCGAGTTGTCTCGACCTCCTTTAAGCAAG GAGTGACTACTTACATGTCAGCCGCCTGCATCCCCCAGAGGAAAGCAGTCATCCGCAAACTCTTGGTCGGTGACATGGACGAGGTCATTGAAAGTCGACTCGTGCCACGAAGTTCCGTCAAGTTTCTCTACCAGGGGTACGCAAAAGCAGAATTGAAGAAACACACCGGATTTCCATCGTCAGTTAATTCTGCGTACAATCGGCTGGCCAAGTTGCAAGAGATCGCTCGGCCGACCTTGGCCTTTGGCTCTTTGCTGCGGCAAAAGTCCCTGGAGATCAAACAGTccaccaccagcaccaccaccaAGAGCCTGCCCGTCGCTCTTGCTGAGGCCGTTCTCCCTAAACTCAATCTCAAAGGCTTCCTGGCCTGCAAAGCAGACCTGGCTCCAGCAACCGTCAAGTTTCTCCTCAGCGGCCCGCCCCTGGTGGGGGGAGACGGGGATTTATTCCTGCTTGACCCCTACCTTGATAGTTACACAATGCATCCTTGGCTTGTGCAAAGGGAGTGGGAGGACTAA
- the ca12 gene encoding carbonic anhydrase 12 isoform X2 translates to MQSPVDFKTGRLIFDASLRPIVLENYDLTGQGTLKMKNNGHSVLIVLPSKMSITGLAKRYTATQLHIHWGSKTNPLGSEHTVDGKQYAAELHIVHYNSEKYPNVSMAFDKSDGLAVMGVFIEIGAANPGYENVLSHLSQIKTKSNTKTIPAFDISSLMPKRLDEYFRYDGSLTTPPCYQSVMWTVFKNPVTISQAQYDTLTATLLASPANHVAAVPLVNTFRNPRPIENRVVSTSFKQGVTTYMSAACIPQRKAVIRKLLVGDMDEVIESRLVPRSSVKFLYQGYAKAELKKHTGFPSSVNSAYNRLAKLQEIARPTLAFGSLLRQKSLEIKQSTTSTTTKSLPVALAEAVLPKLNLKGFLACKADLAPATVKFLLSGPPLVGGDGDLFLLDPYLDSYTMHPWLVQREWED, encoded by the exons ATGCAGTCTCCAGTCGACTTCAAGACAGGGAGGCTTATCTTCGACGCGTCTTTACGCCCAATTGTGCTCGAGAATTATGATCTGACGGGCCAAGGCACTCTTAAGATGAAAAATAATGGACACTCAG TCCTCATCGTTCTTCCCTCAAAGATGTCCATCACCGGCCTCGCCAAACGTTACACTGCAACCCAACTCCACATCCACTGGGGCTCCAAAACCAATCCTCTGGGTTCCGAGCACACGGTCGACGGTAAACAGTACGCTGCGGAG CTGCACATTGTTCACTACAACTCAGAAAAGTACCCCAATGTATCCATGGCTTTTGACAAATCTGACGGTCTGGCTGTAATGGGAGTTTTTATTGAG ATCGGAGCCGCCAATCCAGGCTATGAAAACGTTTTATCACATCTCAGTCAAATCAAAACCAAAT ctaacACCAAAACAATTCCCGCTTTCGACATCAGCTCTCTGATGCCGAAGCGTCTGGACGAGTATTTCCGCTATGACGGCTCTCTGACAACACCGCCTTGCTATCAAAGCGTAATGTGGACAGTTTTCAAAAACCCTGTCACCATCTCTCAGGCTCAG TATGACACCTTGACAGCAACCCTCCTCGCCTCCCCGGCCAATCACGTCGCCGCCGTCCCTCTCGTTAACACCTTCAGGAATCCACGGCCCATCGAGAACCGAGTTGTCTCGACCTCCTTTAAGCAAG GAGTGACTACTTACATGTCAGCCGCCTGCATCCCCCAGAGGAAAGCAGTCATCCGCAAACTCTTGGTCGGTGACATGGACGAGGTCATTGAAAGTCGACTCGTGCCACGAAGTTCCGTCAAGTTTCTCTACCAGGGGTACGCAAAAGCAGAATTGAAGAAACACACCGGATTTCCATCGTCAGTTAATTCTGCGTACAATCGGCTGGCCAAGTTGCAAGAGATCGCTCGGCCGACCTTGGCCTTTGGCTCTTTGCTGCGGCAAAAGTCCCTGGAGATCAAACAGTccaccaccagcaccaccaccaAGAGCCTGCCCGTCGCTCTTGCTGAGGCCGTTCTCCCTAAACTCAATCTCAAAGGCTTCCTGGCCTGCAAAGCAGACCTGGCTCCAGCAACCGTCAAGTTTCTCCTCAGCGGCCCGCCCCTGGTGGGGGGAGACGGGGATTTATTCCTGCTTGACCCCTACCTTGATAGTTACACAATGCATCCTTGGCTTGTGCAAAGGGAGTGGGAGGACTAA
- the LOC133501986 gene encoding high affinity choline transporter 1-like, translating into MACGCAVEVFWGSLKVSAAPLKVPGQTLGGLAHQSFHQRILAAASSTKAQFVCFSAAGFVFIVRIPSVIIGAVAASADWIQTEYGLPPPYDRGEAGNVLPLALSYITPSWVSVLGIGAIAAAVMSSMDSVLLSSASMFTRNIYKTTLRKQASDKELQCVIRISVLLVGLAGIGLTFNKSSIIALWLLTTDLLYCVVTPQLVCVVHLRCTNWYGAISGYTVALLLRGLSGEPALGIPTVLLYPGWREKYGVITQYFPFRTLNAFISLTTIVLVSWLVQLGVVRQVIPQSCDVMGAFKEKTGAEEEERPIPVCNEEKICVFNTTL; encoded by the exons ATGGCATGCGGGTGTGCCGTTGAGGTGTTTTGGGGATCGCTGAAGGTCAGCGCTGCGCCGCTGAAAGTCCCCGGTCAA ACGTTAGGAGGGCTGGCACATCAGTCTTTTCACCAGAGGATCCTTGCGGCGGCCTCCTCAACAAAGGCtcagtttgtctgtttttctgcCGCTGGCTTTGTTTTTATCGTGCGAATCCCCTCAGTGATCATTGGAGCTGTGGCTGCTTCTgcag ACTGGATCCAGACAGAATATGGTCTACCCCCACCTTATGACCGCGGGGAGGCGGGAAATGTCCTGCCACTGGCTCTGTCCTACATCACACCCTCCTGGGTGTCAGTATTAGGGATTGGCGCAATAGCAGCAGCGGTTATGTCCTCCATGGACTCTGTATTGCTGTCATCGGCGTCCATGTTCACACGAAACATATACAAGACGACGTTGAGaaagcag GCCTCAGACAAGGAACTGCAGTGTGTGATCAGAATTAGTGTGCTGCTGGTTGGCCTCGCTGGAATTGGTCTGACCTTCAACAAGAGCAGCATCATTGCTCTCTGGCTGCTGACCACCGACCTACTCTACTGCGTCGTGACACCACAGCTGGTGTGCGTGGTACACCTCCGATGCACCAATTGGTACGGCGCCATCAGCGGCTACACGGTTGCGCTGCTGCTGCGCGGCCTGAGCGGCGAGCCAGCGCTCGGCATCCCTACTGTGCTGCTCTACCCCGGCTGGAGGGAGAAATATGGTGTGATCACACAGTACTTCCCCTTCAGGACTTTGAATGCGTTCATTTCTCTGACGACTATTGTTCTGGTGTCCTGGCTGGTCCAGCTGGGCGTCGTTCGACAGGTCATTCCTCAGTCTTGTGATGTGATGGGTGCATTCAAAGAGAAAACGGGggcagaggaagaggagagacCAATACCAGTTTGCAACGAGGAAAAGATTTGTGTCTTTAATACAACGTTATAG